The Helicobacter canis genomic sequence CGGCGTGATCCGCCCTTATGACATCGAGCGTGATAATAGCATTTCATCAAAATATATCGCCGACTCTAAAATCGCCTACACAAGCATTGGCGCGATCGGGCAGACCAACCACAAAAAAGATGGCGCAAAAGCCATAGAAGATGAATTTCCATTTTAAGCAGATTCTATGCTAAATGCCGCTGCTCTAAGCCCTAGCGCGCCAAAGACTATCGCCCTAATCCCAGCGCGAAGTGGAAGCAAGCGAATCCCGCATAAAAATATCAAGCCCTTTTGCGGCAAGCCCATCATCGCCTACCCTATCAAAACCGCGCTAGAATCTAAGCTTTTCTCACGCGTGATTGTTAGCACAGACTCACAGCACATAGCCGATATTGCCGCAAGCTTTGGCGCGGAAGCTCCCTTTCTACGCCCCAGCTCTTTAAGCGATGACTTCACGCCCACTGCCGCTGTGGCACGGCATGCGATCAAAGAGCTAGGGCTAGATTCTAGCTCTTGCGATGTGCTTTGCGTGATCTACCCCACCGCCCCACTTTTGCAAGCAAGCTTTCTTGCTCAAGGCTTGCAGGCTCTGCTGGATTCTAGCGCGGCATATAGCTTTGGCGCTCTAGAGTATAGCTACAATCCCTACCGAAGCTTTAGTATCAAAAAGAGCGGTGCAAATGGTGCAAATAGCGGCGTTTCTATGCTTTTCCCCAAGCATTATCACAAACGCTCCCAAGATCTGCCTAGGATTTATCACGATGCAGGGCAGTTCTACTTCGGGCGAGTGTGGGCGTGGCAAGACGAGCTAGCCATATTTGCGCCGCACTCTTGCCCAATCATTCTCCCCCACTCCCTAGCCCAAGACATCGACACGCTAGAAGACTGGAATCTAGCAGAGCTAAAATTCCGCGCCTTTATGGATTCTACTCACCTGTAACAATTGTCGTACGCTTGGTGTAAATATAGGGGAAGCCATTGCGAGCGAAATCTGTGGTAGCGATTTTCTCTATCCCGCCATTGCGTGCAGCTGCTGCGATCGTGCAATCCCCAAAGTCAAAAAAGTAGAAAAAGTTCTTGCAAATCCCAATGCCTGTTTTCTTACTACTTGCCATACCTGTGGCACTGCCTGGCGTATAGACCGTGCCGCAGCCACAGAGTAAAAACGCCAGCACAAGCGCGAGATTTTTATGCATTATTTTTGCTTCTTTTTGGATTCTTTTTTGCCTGATTTTTTCGCCCCTGATTTATCAAGCTTTTTGGTGGATTTTTTAGACTTTTTGCGAGCTTTGCCCGCGATGATAAAGCGCAGGGCATTGAGCTTGATAAAGCCTGCGGCATCTTTTTGATCATAGACGCTATCTTCTTCAAAGGTGCTATATGCCGCGCTAAAGAGCGAGCTGCTAGACTCCCGCCCTAGCACCATTACACTGCCTTTATACAGCTCTAGGCGGACAAGTCCATTCACGCTTTTTTGCGTGGTGTCGATGAGAGCTTGCAGGGCTTCTCTCTCCTTGCTAAACCAAAATCCATTATAAATCAGGCTCGCATAGCGCGGCATAAGCTCATCTTTTAAATGTGCTTCTTCTCTATCAAGCGTGATGGATTCTATCGCTCGATGTGCTTTTAGATAGATCGCCCCGCCCGGAGTCTCATAGCAGCCGCGCGATTTCATACCCACAAAGCGATTTTCCACAAGATCAAGCCTGCCTATGCCGTGCTTAGAGCCTAGCGCATTGAGCTTTTGCCAGAATTTTGCAGGACTTAGCTTTTTGCCATTTATCGCCACGCCATCGCCGTTTTCAAACTCTATGGTGATGACTTCAGGCGTATTGGGGGCATTTTTAGGGCTTACACTCCACCGCCACATACTCTCTTCTGGAGCTTGGCTTGGGTCTTCGAGATTTTGCCCTTCATAGCTGATGTGCAAGAGATTTGCGTCCATTGAGTAGGGGGACTTTTTCTTCGCATTTTCAATGGGGATTCCAGCCTTTTTGGCATAG encodes the following:
- the pseF gene encoding pseudaminic acid cytidylyltransferase, which produces MLNAAALSPSAPKTIALIPARSGSKRIPHKNIKPFCGKPIIAYPIKTALESKLFSRVIVSTDSQHIADIAASFGAEAPFLRPSSLSDDFTPTAAVARHAIKELGLDSSSCDVLCVIYPTAPLLQASFLAQGLQALLDSSAAYSFGALEYSYNPYRSFSIKKSGANGANSGVSMLFPKHYHKRSQDLPRIYHDAGQFYFGRVWAWQDELAIFAPHSCPIILPHSLAQDIDTLEDWNLAELKFRAFMDSTHL
- a CDS encoding TRL domain-containing protein, whose protein sequence is MHKNLALVLAFLLCGCGTVYTPGSATGMASSKKTGIGICKNFFYFFDFGDCTIAAAARNGGIEKIATTDFARNGFPYIYTKRTTIVTGE